In Sediminispirochaeta bajacaliforniensis DSM 16054, one genomic interval encodes:
- a CDS encoding tetratricopeptide repeat protein — MISSHTFFSHKRWILLFLCFFTAMGSLAAQDEASALFREAETRFRKGDYLFALQRYDELIRQYPVSEYVADAQFRRAVILYRTGKAEEALSLFERVEKRYASTRFRRYIPFWKGVALFTLDRFEPAASALADYLASSPDQLQAEAGRYLALSYQKLGDTDKAAEAAVASLGKLTSDDGAFPYTLSLALSLLLEAGKVDQALALLQPVDPGLFSVDWQQRLGFFKAEALYRSGEEEESIPWYVSSLDAPADTSAPAYERLYSIYRKLGMEEEQNELFDRAMIALASRPEMLNRFLLQAGIEQFHEGSRELAESNLRRILRTSGNADRLDLASLYLARIRVDQGDREDAIRILQEREKDSESLDQELLFTLALFLSDAEQWDAATRRLDTFLGRYPDSPHRDQAEYLRAYCEYRLGHLSRSLNLVDNIFRSGYAGENTRSLLRLKARIHMGLRDYRSSIESLKEYIPLAPDDLEARLDLLRLYYQVREYRQVISDAPALLKEYQEKNRSIEYLLGLSLVAVKEYDQALDVFDRMLSRKIDDDITPYARFYAGWSAYRTGAYSRAVEFFRAVYTDNPDHELSARSRYLSGWALYTLGSYKDAALAFGEYSRQMSGSEAEKGLFMYAKSYAAAGDVGRASSGFQELSGKKSSAYADDALYEYAQMMQNNGNDEEAIRSYYQLWLQFKSSPYAGDALYNRGELLFLSGQYRKAGEAFYFYRTRFPRGALVDASLHYGALAARKEAAPFQAVLLWEKLIDEHPKSAFYPEALQGCAELYRQAGEYRKSIAMYTRLLDFYPDIAKEAHAAREIETLGKMLQGTGSREAALQVTIEQESTGTKKGVDAMVELGRLYYDRYDRQEEKALSLLEKVVAEKDRFPAPAAEAYYLLGEMAAEKGEAKKAVEHFLDAAALGGEGDTSARSLYRAAEVAADAGDHDLAQTMVRQIELSFPDSEWTLRGRELLEERR; from the coding sequence ATGATATCGTCACATACCTTTTTTTCTCATAAACGATGGATCCTGCTTTTCCTCTGTTTCTTTACGGCAATGGGAAGTCTTGCCGCACAGGATGAAGCTTCTGCCCTTTTTCGTGAGGCTGAAACCCGATTTCGTAAGGGAGACTATCTTTTTGCTCTTCAGCGCTACGACGAGCTGATTCGGCAATACCCGGTATCGGAATATGTTGCCGATGCCCAGTTCCGCCGGGCCGTTATTCTCTACAGGACGGGAAAGGCCGAAGAGGCCTTATCCCTGTTTGAGCGTGTCGAAAAGCGTTACGCTTCCACCCGGTTCCGGCGCTATATTCCCTTTTGGAAAGGGGTAGCCCTTTTTACCCTGGACCGGTTCGAACCTGCCGCGTCCGCCCTTGCCGACTATCTCGCTTCTTCTCCCGATCAGTTGCAGGCCGAGGCCGGACGCTATCTCGCTCTCTCGTATCAGAAGCTGGGCGATACCGATAAGGCCGCTGAGGCTGCCGTTGCGTCCCTCGGCAAACTCACTTCCGATGATGGGGCATTCCCTTACACCCTTTCTCTCGCTCTTTCCCTGCTTTTGGAGGCAGGGAAGGTCGACCAGGCCCTTGCCCTTCTGCAACCGGTGGATCCCGGTCTCTTTTCTGTCGATTGGCAACAACGATTAGGCTTTTTCAAGGCGGAAGCCCTCTATCGCTCGGGAGAAGAGGAGGAGAGTATTCCGTGGTATGTTTCCTCTCTTGACGCTCCCGCCGATACCTCTGCGCCGGCCTATGAGCGGCTTTATTCGATCTACAGAAAGCTTGGGATGGAGGAAGAGCAAAACGAACTTTTCGATCGTGCCATGATCGCCCTTGCCTCGAGGCCGGAAATGCTGAATCGTTTTCTTCTCCAGGCCGGCATCGAGCAGTTTCATGAAGGTTCAAGGGAATTGGCCGAATCCAACCTTCGGAGGATCTTGAGAACTTCCGGCAACGCTGATCGCCTTGATCTTGCCTCTCTCTATCTTGCGAGAATCCGTGTCGATCAAGGAGACCGGGAAGATGCGATCCGTATTCTCCAGGAGCGGGAAAAGGATTCGGAAAGCCTGGATCAGGAACTCCTATTCACCCTGGCGCTCTTCCTCTCCGACGCCGAGCAGTGGGATGCTGCAACCCGACGGCTGGATACCTTTCTTGGACGATATCCCGATTCCCCTCATCGTGATCAGGCAGAATACCTTCGGGCCTACTGTGAATACCGTCTGGGGCATCTTTCCCGTTCGTTGAATCTTGTGGATAACATTTTTCGTTCCGGTTATGCCGGAGAGAATACACGATCCCTCCTCCGGTTGAAGGCCCGTATTCATATGGGGCTTAGGGATTACCGCTCGAGTATCGAAAGCCTTAAGGAATATATTCCCCTTGCTCCCGATGATCTTGAGGCCAGATTGGATCTCTTGCGGCTCTACTATCAGGTACGCGAGTATCGTCAGGTTATTTCGGATGCTCCCGCACTTCTGAAGGAGTATCAGGAAAAAAATCGATCGATAGAGTATCTACTTGGACTCTCCCTTGTCGCCGTCAAGGAGTATGATCAGGCGCTCGATGTCTTCGACCGAATGCTTTCCCGAAAGATCGACGACGATATTACCCCGTACGCCCGTTTTTATGCGGGCTGGTCCGCTTATCGAACCGGTGCCTACAGCCGGGCCGTGGAGTTTTTTCGGGCCGTCTATACCGATAATCCCGATCACGAGCTGAGTGCCCGTAGCCGCTACCTTTCGGGCTGGGCGCTCTACACCCTTGGCTCATACAAGGACGCCGCCCTTGCCTTTGGAGAATATAGTCGACAAATGTCGGGTTCTGAGGCGGAGAAAGGGCTTTTTATGTATGCAAAGAGTTATGCGGCGGCGGGAGATGTCGGGCGGGCCTCCTCCGGCTTTCAGGAGCTATCAGGCAAGAAAAGTTCCGCTTATGCAGACGACGCTCTCTACGAATATGCTCAGATGATGCAGAACAACGGCAACGATGAGGAGGCCATTCGAAGCTATTATCAACTATGGCTGCAGTTTAAAAGCAGTCCCTATGCCGGCGATGCCCTTTACAATCGCGGGGAGCTCCTTTTTCTTTCCGGCCAGTATCGCAAGGCTGGCGAGGCCTTCTATTTCTACCGGACTCGTTTCCCCAGGGGGGCTCTCGTCGATGCAAGCCTCCATTATGGTGCCCTGGCGGCCCGCAAAGAGGCCGCCCCCTTTCAGGCGGTTTTGCTGTGGGAAAAGCTTATCGACGAACATCCGAAGAGCGCTTTTTATCCTGAGGCCTTACAGGGCTGCGCCGAACTTTATCGTCAGGCGGGGGAGTATCGAAAATCGATCGCCATGTATACCAGGCTTCTCGATTTTTACCCGGATATTGCGAAAGAGGCACATGCAGCACGGGAAATAGAGACCCTCGGCAAAATGCTGCAGGGCACGGGAAGCAGGGAAGCCGCCTTGCAGGTAACGATCGAACAGGAATCTACCGGGACGAAAAAGGGAGTGGATGCGATGGTCGAACTTGGACGTCTCTACTACGATCGCTACGACCGGCAGGAGGAGAAGGCATTATCGCTCCTCGAAAAGGTTGTTGCCGAAAAGGATCGTTTTCCCGCTCCGGCGGCCGAAGCCTATTACCTGCTTGGCGAAATGGCCGCGGAAAAAGGTGAGGCAAAAAAAGCTGTCGAACACTTCCTTGATGCCGCGGCCTTGGGCGGGGAGGGGGATACCTCGGCCCGTTCCCTGTATCGTGCTGCGGAGGTCGCCGCCGATGCGGGGGATCATGATCTGGCGCAGACCATGGTCAGACAAATCGAGCTTTCCTTCCCTGATTCCGAATGGACACTCCGGGGACGGGAGCTTTTGGAGGAGCGAAGATGA
- a CDS encoding TonB family protein — MYDSRDRLGVSLLIALALHFLLALLLGLVDWSPEADTLRLDPVVLLPPPLPAEPEAVTPSEVEKAEKPEATEPQPEPAVPAPQKTIPERPAPRPEVAKQTSPRTPSVQAPAQPQPMASRAQTSQPPASAAPLPAPAPRISSSELPKAPPEPEVVRNQWSSGSEIVYGDEAAGSTSDLSRSDEDAEAPVAGEGNEKATSPLLSDSTVEEKLGAIADQAASSGRSGQTSAGSSGRTDSASVDEPDVTFEGGQTRKLLEWSKPEIKPEMLGGRSFIPVVVQFTLPADGRPLLPEVVSSSGSTELDNVIKQAIRNWKFSEAEDGSSVKGKVRLIIRTQ; from the coding sequence ATGTATGATTCCCGGGATCGACTTGGCGTGAGTCTTCTGATCGCTCTGGCTCTGCATTTTCTACTTGCTCTCCTGCTTGGTCTTGTCGACTGGTCTCCCGAAGCGGACACCCTTCGGCTCGACCCTGTGGTGCTTTTGCCTCCTCCTCTTCCTGCCGAGCCTGAAGCTGTAACGCCTTCGGAGGTGGAAAAGGCAGAAAAACCAGAAGCAACGGAGCCGCAGCCGGAACCCGCAGTGCCTGCTCCCCAAAAGACCATCCCTGAGCGGCCTGCTCCCCGCCCGGAAGTCGCGAAGCAGACTTCTCCCCGCACTCCTTCGGTTCAGGCTCCGGCACAACCGCAGCCTATGGCAAGCAGGGCGCAAACCTCTCAGCCTCCGGCCTCGGCCGCTCCGTTGCCCGCCCCTGCTCCCCGCATCTCTTCTTCCGAACTTCCCAAGGCCCCGCCCGAGCCGGAAGTCGTCCGAAATCAGTGGTCTTCCGGTTCGGAGATTGTCTATGGTGATGAGGCTGCAGGAAGTACCTCTGATCTTTCCCGGTCCGATGAGGACGCGGAAGCTCCTGTTGCGGGCGAGGGAAATGAGAAGGCCACTTCTCCGCTTCTCTCCGACAGCACGGTAGAGGAAAAGCTGGGGGCCATTGCCGATCAGGCCGCCTCAAGTGGCCGTTCGGGACAGACCTCGGCCGGTTCTTCCGGGAGGACGGATAGCGCTTCGGTCGATGAGCCGGATGTGACCTTCGAGGGTGGCCAGACCAGGAAACTGCTTGAATGGAGTAAACCCGAGATAAAACCGGAGATGCTTGGCGGACGAAGCTTCATCCCGGTAGTGGTCCAGTTTACCCTCCCTGCAGACGGCAGGCCGCTGCTTCCCGAGGTTGTCTCCTCATCCGGTAGCACAGAATTGGACAATGTGATAAAACAGGCCATAAGAAACTGGAAGTTTTCAGAGGCGGAAGATGGCTCTTCGGTGAAAGGGAAGGTCCGCCTTATTATCAGAACCCAATAA
- a CDS encoding ExbD/TolR family protein, protein MTFRRRLKPTATVDLVPMIDVVFQLVVFFMVSSTFLLTPGISIELPSSSTAEPVVMTRLVVTVVSEDEIYLNRERYALADLQEGLATLRNQDDIKAVIIEGDSGVSYSLMVRLLDMLRTEGFTGITLRTKDDAP, encoded by the coding sequence ATGACCTTTCGCAGACGTTTGAAACCGACGGCAACCGTCGATCTTGTTCCGATGATCGATGTAGTGTTTCAGTTGGTTGTCTTTTTCATGGTATCAAGCACCTTTTTGCTGACCCCCGGCATCAGTATCGAGCTTCCAAGTTCCAGTACCGCCGAGCCCGTGGTGATGACGCGCCTCGTTGTTACCGTGGTATCCGAAGATGAAATCTATCTGAACAGAGAGCGTTATGCTCTTGCGGATCTGCAAGAGGGTCTGGCCACCCTCCGAAACCAGGACGACATCAAGGCTGTCATTATCGAAGGGGATTCCGGAGTCAGCTACAGCCTGATGGTCCGGCTTCTCGATATGCTACGTACCGAAGGTTTTACCGGCATAACATTGCGAACAAAGGATGATGCCCCGTGA
- a CDS encoding HAD family hydrolase — protein MQIRAIAFDIDGTLYPNRRMYLHSLPSFLFHPKLVLRFGRVRKEIRKKAFDGGFRQAQARFLSRASGGRLSETKAAEKIDRHLYGVWERSFRGVRPFAHLRETLLSFKRSGLKLAVLSDFPIQRKLSYLGVDDLIDIACCSEDSGRLKPDPLPFRRLVSALGLPPEEILYVGNSYRYDIEGAAGVGMRTAYLTRSRKKQGIADFAFFRYPELRRWVEERLN, from the coding sequence GTGCAGATTCGGGCTATTGCTTTCGACATCGACGGGACCCTCTATCCGAACCGCAGGATGTATCTTCATTCCCTTCCTTCTTTCCTTTTTCATCCGAAGCTGGTTCTCCGTTTCGGCAGGGTGAGAAAAGAGATCAGAAAAAAGGCTTTCGACGGGGGCTTCAGGCAGGCCCAGGCCCGCTTTCTTTCTCGCGCCTCTGGCGGACGGCTTTCGGAAACGAAAGCGGCGGAGAAGATTGATCGCCATCTCTACGGGGTGTGGGAACGCTCATTTCGAGGGGTCCGCCCCTTTGCCCACCTTCGGGAGACACTCCTCTCCTTCAAGCGGTCCGGGCTGAAGCTTGCCGTGCTCAGTGATTTTCCGATTCAACGGAAGCTCTCCTATCTCGGTGTGGACGATCTTATCGATATCGCATGTTGTTCCGAAGATTCCGGACGCCTCAAGCCTGATCCGCTTCCTTTTCGTCGGCTGGTTTCAGCTCTCGGTTTGCCTCCGGAAGAAATCCTGTACGTAGGGAACAGTTATCGGTATGATATCGAGGGAGCCGCCGGAGTCGGGATGCGAACGGCCTATTTGACCCGTTCTCGGAAAAAACAGGGGATTGCCGACTTTGCGTTCTTCCGTTATCCGGAGCTGCGGCGCTGGGTGGAAGAGAGATTGAATTGA
- a CDS encoding MerR family transcriptional regulator encodes MDGYSIGEVCKLLGIRPHVLRYWERELEFLHPEKDTGGRRRYSTDELQLLFRIRYLVQKRRMGLEGVRRAVWEGIDASSRFPVAEIRSLRRELLTVERLIARQRLRLESVVSEQKVSDIQI; translated from the coding sequence GTGGATGGATACTCCATCGGTGAAGTGTGTAAACTTCTTGGAATACGTCCTCATGTCCTCAGGTACTGGGAACGGGAACTTGAGTTTTTACATCCCGAAAAAGATACCGGCGGAAGGCGTCGTTACTCAACCGATGAGCTGCAGCTCCTGTTTCGCATTCGATACCTGGTTCAAAAGCGGCGGATGGGACTTGAAGGGGTGCGGCGGGCTGTCTGGGAGGGTATTGATGCCTCCTCCCGCTTTCCGGTTGCGGAAATTCGATCCTTACGTCGCGAATTGCTGACGGTTGAACGTTTGATTGCAAGGCAGCGTCTTAGGCTGGAAAGTGTTGTGTCCGAGCAGAAAGTTTCCGATATTCAAATATGA
- the der gene encoding ribosome biogenesis GTPase Der: MSVSISQSPDSSGRRPLIAVVGRPNVGKSTLFNRLVRKRRAITDSTPGVTRDPIEHEWVLDTYALTIVDTGGFKVEGDSLDEQVKEKSVSYLKRADLILLLMDVTDVTGEDETFIEYLRPYSDKLLLVVNKVDNRERENGVWNYLSYGLGEPISISAAHGLGIDLLEEAVLCFLGEAQLLKSREVEVEDSFSLRLALLGKPNTGKSTLANRLIGRDVSIVSDLPGTTRDVVESSFSYRGMNCTILDTAGIRRKKKVGENIEYYSVNRALSAIEEAHVVLLMIDAQEGLSEQDKKITSQIIKRGRSVVMVLNKWDLLQDVPNMIQAISDRVRFLFPVLSFAPLVPISAKTGEGVDKLLSTVYAVRKQMAKRVDTSRFNDKLKEWGEHYQPARGKRGHFKVLYGTQVGVEPVRFLLFVNRKKGFPSGYISYLTNKIRKELGFPSVPVIIDLKERR; this comes from the coding sequence ATGAGCGTTTCGATCTCGCAGTCACCTGATAGTTCCGGCCGAAGGCCTCTCATTGCAGTGGTCGGCCGACCAAATGTGGGGAAATCAACCCTTTTCAACAGGCTTGTCAGAAAACGACGGGCCATCACCGATTCCACCCCCGGAGTTACTCGTGATCCCATTGAGCATGAATGGGTTCTCGATACCTATGCCCTTACCATAGTCGATACCGGCGGTTTCAAGGTCGAGGGGGATAGTCTCGATGAACAGGTGAAAGAAAAAAGCGTTTCCTATCTGAAACGTGCCGATCTGATTCTCCTGCTCATGGATGTCACCGATGTTACCGGTGAGGATGAGACCTTTATTGAGTATCTGCGCCCCTATTCCGATAAGCTTTTGCTTGTAGTCAATAAAGTGGACAACAGAGAGCGGGAGAATGGAGTCTGGAATTACCTTTCCTATGGGCTTGGTGAACCTATTTCGATCTCCGCCGCTCACGGTTTGGGTATAGACCTGCTTGAGGAGGCTGTTTTGTGTTTCCTCGGGGAGGCTCAACTGTTGAAATCGAGAGAGGTTGAGGTTGAAGATTCCTTTTCATTGCGCCTTGCCCTGCTCGGAAAGCCCAATACCGGTAAATCCACCCTTGCGAACCGCCTCATCGGGAGAGATGTCTCCATTGTTTCCGACCTGCCGGGAACGACAAGGGACGTGGTGGAAAGTTCATTTAGCTATCGAGGTATGAATTGCACCATTCTGGACACCGCCGGAATCAGGCGGAAGAAAAAAGTAGGTGAGAATATCGAATACTATTCGGTGAACCGTGCCCTTTCGGCCATTGAGGAAGCGCATGTTGTTTTGCTCATGATTGATGCCCAGGAAGGTCTCTCCGAACAGGATAAAAAAATTACCAGCCAAATCATAAAACGCGGCCGAAGTGTTGTGATGGTGCTGAACAAATGGGATCTCCTCCAGGATGTCCCAAACATGATCCAGGCTATTTCCGACCGGGTACGGTTTTTGTTTCCCGTCCTCTCTTTTGCCCCTCTTGTGCCGATTTCGGCCAAAACCGGAGAAGGCGTGGATAAGCTGCTTTCTACCGTGTATGCGGTACGTAAACAGATGGCAAAAAGGGTGGATACTTCCCGCTTTAATGATAAACTCAAAGAGTGGGGCGAGCATTATCAGCCGGCGCGGGGTAAGCGGGGACACTTTAAGGTGCTCTACGGAACCCAAGTCGGTGTGGAGCCGGTTCGCTTCCTTCTGTTTGTGAACAGGAAGAAGGGCTTTCCATCTGGGTATATCAGTTATTTGACGAACAAAATAAGGAAGGAGCTTGGTTTCCCTTCGGTACCGGTTATTATCGACCTGAAAGAACGTCGATAA
- a CDS encoding MotA/TolQ/ExbB proton channel family protein gives MFVLIEKGGIIMVLIMILSVLAAVIIIERLLFFRKIKVDEESLINRLKAALGKGHYDEAIDICENNPSPIANLIKVGIEHRDYPTSDMKEAITSAASLEIPQLERYLTSLGTIAHISPLLGLLGTVTGNIKAFGVLGSFGAVGDPSLLATGISEALLTTAAGIVVSVPAITFYNYLVNRVNHMIIRMENRVNELILFIGGSESEL, from the coding sequence ATGTTTGTTCTGATTGAAAAAGGCGGAATCATCATGGTTTTAATCATGATTCTGAGTGTTCTTGCCGCTGTTATTATCATTGAACGGTTGCTCTTTTTCAGAAAAATAAAGGTTGATGAAGAGTCGCTGATTAATCGTTTAAAGGCTGCACTTGGAAAGGGCCATTACGATGAGGCGATCGACATTTGTGAGAACAACCCTTCTCCGATCGCCAACCTGATCAAGGTGGGGATTGAGCACCGCGATTATCCAACATCCGATATGAAGGAGGCGATTACCTCGGCCGCAAGCCTTGAGATCCCTCAGCTCGAACGTTACCTGACGAGTTTGGGAACCATCGCCCATATCAGTCCCCTTTTGGGGCTTCTCGGAACGGTCACCGGAAATATCAAAGCATTCGGTGTTCTCGGCTCCTTCGGGGCTGTGGGAGATCCCTCGCTCCTTGCCACGGGCATCTCCGAGGCGCTTTTGACCACTGCCGCAGGTATCGTGGTTTCGGTTCCCGCCATCACCTTTTATAATTATCTGGTCAATAGGGTGAACCATATGATTATCAGAATGGAAAATCGGGTGAACGAGCTGATTCTCTTCATAGGTGGTTCGGAGAGCGAGCTATGA
- a CDS encoding SpiroCoCo family coiled-coil protein: MVFSLGNVITLLIVVLVLALYRQMDRNNRSLDKIRRYSEKIKGELDGFVDGKTQEVKNLAIDLDVHQKTGKEILKRIVGIEEELEKKAEKIELVHERISEYDKTLGELGRMTGQVEENLKRLHEESEFVDKVGKRVKEAGVRILQLEKQIPEIYGKFTKENDTALRKVSAEVLKRTRQIVTGVHKEVEEAETRIHDFTEQLDRLEDRRSSMEAETMKAIEAGLDEQLYRAEQRGESLVAGFDEELSGTLEKRKEEGNLFLQQLQGGQEQLNQSLTRFRDEMSAIESAYQESLERAAKRGENLDDEVFELLRKNIEAKRQETESRLLADIQSTANAAEKSRSEVDQRLGAFEKEIDDRYEALTKTADAAALQLDELTERSGRLDTDLKQRQEEKLAGFEHTIEKTFTELEDKISSWEEEVSYRFTRIEEVSADIDSLETNLRDSMERVSSRVRDDFGLFKDEMAGYRSDEKERADAEIGEIRSAIAGVEEELNQLKNQAYQNVSEKLEVFESEFFGDLQRRAGQMDERIEAWKKDVEMRLEELGTNGENGRQKLEIEYADELKQRLSSFQGKIYAQQEKFEQQVAAFQERIGERMNTTGQALGGLEESLKNQILEAKESSRLTFQKEFSDYDSSVSSQIKRQERELTSRLTEISEGVEVKQVELTQMMESARSDLSGWQEKVLQELEETKGELSGDYSELKKSTEENIGALRRDFEAQRDDLILQTQEERTRLKNELKEISDTILEFEGDLRKRTESAFDNFNRDYENFSIEIQKRNRDFQADIDERIKDFKAFGADTKDKVEQMQKKLLGRIEENSGALDAQLQDIDKRLKQFLAQTKLFERADALKIGLQEAIEDLKVEINRIEGQSQEIRETERKFQSIRKLGDEVNGRLNRFLAEKKRLEEMEGDFKKLINISQAVDVKLDQVTGSHDELQSIQARLRSLEDLEKEIEQRYERLEKRRDVMDSTIEGVDSNFQRMTDLEKELKEIDSKLLELPETIDELRRRIDTLAINKRKAEDAMEQLEKVDALLSDSEKRIDELQKAREWLARTETRLEEVSKQAQEQVKLLGSIMKSDGATGSDKRGAPGMNARELVSRLARQGWTVDQISRATKLSRGEVELILEMIPNNR; this comes from the coding sequence ATGGTATTCTCATTGGGAAATGTTATTACCCTCTTGATTGTGGTGCTGGTACTGGCATTGTATCGGCAAATGGACCGCAATAATCGTTCTTTGGACAAAATTCGGCGCTATTCGGAGAAAATCAAGGGCGAGTTGGACGGTTTTGTGGATGGAAAGACCCAGGAAGTAAAGAACCTTGCCATCGATCTTGATGTTCATCAGAAAACCGGCAAAGAAATTCTTAAGCGGATTGTCGGTATCGAAGAGGAGCTTGAGAAAAAGGCCGAGAAGATTGAGCTCGTGCATGAACGCATCAGTGAGTATGACAAGACCCTCGGTGAGCTGGGCCGCATGACCGGTCAGGTCGAAGAAAACCTCAAGCGTCTCCATGAGGAATCGGAATTTGTCGATAAGGTCGGCAAGCGGGTAAAGGAGGCCGGGGTCCGGATCCTCCAGCTGGAAAAACAGATCCCCGAAATCTACGGAAAATTCACAAAGGAAAACGATACGGCCTTGCGGAAGGTGAGTGCCGAGGTGCTGAAACGTACCCGTCAAATCGTTACCGGTGTTCATAAAGAGGTGGAGGAGGCCGAGACCAGGATCCACGATTTCACCGAACAACTTGACCGTCTTGAGGATCGGCGAAGCTCTATGGAGGCCGAGACGATGAAGGCTATTGAGGCTGGTCTTGATGAACAGCTCTATCGGGCCGAACAGCGCGGAGAGTCCCTTGTCGCGGGGTTCGACGAGGAGCTGAGCGGAACACTTGAAAAGCGAAAGGAAGAAGGCAATCTCTTTCTTCAACAATTACAAGGCGGTCAGGAGCAGCTGAACCAAAGCCTTACCCGTTTTCGGGATGAGATGTCGGCGATTGAATCGGCATATCAGGAATCCCTCGAGAGGGCCGCCAAACGCGGAGAGAACCTCGACGATGAGGTCTTTGAACTTCTTAGAAAAAATATCGAAGCGAAGCGGCAGGAAACCGAGTCGAGGCTTCTTGCTGATATCCAGTCGACGGCCAATGCAGCCGAGAAATCACGATCGGAGGTCGATCAGAGGTTAGGTGCTTTTGAGAAGGAGATTGATGATCGCTACGAGGCACTTACAAAGACGGCCGACGCTGCCGCACTACAGCTTGACGAACTGACCGAGCGTTCCGGCCGCCTCGACACCGATCTCAAACAGCGTCAGGAAGAGAAGCTCGCAGGTTTTGAGCATACCATTGAAAAGACCTTTACCGAACTTGAGGATAAAATTTCCAGTTGGGAAGAGGAGGTCTCCTACCGGTTTACCAGGATCGAAGAGGTCAGTGCCGATATCGATTCCCTTGAAACCAATCTGCGAGACTCCATGGAACGGGTATCTTCCCGGGTGCGGGATGACTTTGGCCTCTTTAAGGATGAGATGGCTGGTTATCGCAGCGATGAAAAGGAACGGGCTGATGCGGAGATCGGCGAGATTCGCAGCGCCATTGCCGGGGTTGAAGAAGAGCTTAACCAGCTGAAGAACCAGGCCTATCAGAATGTTTCTGAAAAACTTGAGGTCTTTGAGTCTGAGTTTTTCGGTGATCTTCAGCGCAGGGCCGGCCAGATGGATGAACGCATCGAGGCGTGGAAAAAGGATGTGGAGATGCGCCTCGAAGAGCTGGGTACCAACGGGGAGAACGGTCGCCAGAAACTGGAAATCGAATATGCCGATGAGTTGAAGCAGCGCTTGAGCAGCTTCCAGGGAAAGATATACGCCCAGCAGGAAAAATTCGAGCAACAGGTCGCTGCCTTTCAGGAGCGAATCGGCGAGCGTATGAACACTACGGGGCAGGCCCTCGGCGGGCTTGAAGAGAGTCTCAAGAACCAGATCCTCGAGGCAAAAGAGAGTTCTCGCCTCACCTTTCAGAAGGAGTTCAGCGATTACGATAGTTCGGTTTCGTCGCAAATCAAGCGGCAGGAGCGGGAACTTACCAGTCGGCTGACAGAAATTTCCGAGGGTGTTGAAGTCAAGCAGGTGGAGCTTACCCAGATGATGGAGAGTGCCCGAAGCGATCTCTCAGGATGGCAGGAAAAGGTGCTTCAGGAGCTCGAAGAGACAAAAGGGGAGCTTTCCGGCGACTATAGCGAATTGAAGAAATCGACCGAGGAGAATATCGGTGCCCTCAGGCGTGATTTCGAGGCGCAGCGGGACGACCTCATCCTTCAGACTCAGGAAGAGCGCACGCGTCTTAAAAACGAGTTGAAGGAAATTTCCGATACCATTCTTGAGTTCGAGGGCGATTTGCGTAAACGTACCGAATCGGCTTTCGACAACTTTAATCGTGACTATGAAAACTTTTCCATCGAGATACAGAAGCGAAACAGGGATTTTCAGGCTGATATCGATGAAAGGATCAAGGATTTCAAGGCCTTTGGCGCCGATACAAAGGATAAGGTCGAGCAGATGCAGAAGAAACTGCTGGGCCGAATTGAGGAGAACAGCGGTGCTCTCGATGCACAGCTCCAGGATATTGATAAGCGTTTGAAGCAGTTTCTGGCTCAAACAAAGCTCTTTGAGCGTGCCGACGCCCTGAAGATCGGGCTGCAGGAAGCTATCGAAGACCTCAAGGTTGAGATCAACAGGATCGAAGGACAGAGCCAGGAGATTCGTGAAACCGAACGGAAATTCCAGTCGATTCGAAAGCTGGGTGATGAGGTGAACGGTCGGCTTAACCGTTTCCTTGCCGAAAAAAAGCGGCTTGAGGAGATGGAGGGCGATTTTAAAAAGCTCATCAATATCAGTCAGGCCGTCGATGTGAAGCTTGATCAGGTTACCGGCAGCCATGATGAGCTTCAGTCTATACAGGCGCGGCTTCGGAGCCTTGAGGATCTCGAAAAAGAGATCGAGCAGCGCTATGAACGTCTTGAAAAACGGCGTGATGTAATGGATTCCACCATCGAAGGGGTCGACAGTAATTTTCAGCGAATGACCGATCTCGAAAAAGAGCTCAAGGAGATCGATTCGAAATTGCTCGAGCTTCCGGAAACGATCGACGAATTGCGTCGCCGTATCGATACTTTGGCGATAAACAAGCGTAAGGCAGAGGATGCCATGGAGCAGCTCGAAAAGGTCGATGCCCTCCTAAGCGATTCGGAAAAGCGGATTGACGAGTTGCAGAAGGCACGTGAGTGGCTCGCCCGGACCGAAACCCGTCTTGAAGAGGTAAGCAAACAGGCGCAGGAACAGGTGAAGCTGCTCGGATCCATCATGAAGAGCGATGGGGCGACGGGAAGTGATAAGCGAGGAGCTCCGGGGATGAATGCCAGGGAGCTCGTCTCCAGGCTTGCGCGGCAAGGATGGACCGTCGATCAGATTTCCAGGGCAACGAAGCTGAGCAGGGGTGAGGTCGAGCTTATCCTTGAAATGATTCCCAATAATAGATAA